The Candidatus Hydrogenisulfobacillus filiaventi sequence TGGACCCGGCGGTGATTAAAGAGGTGGCGGTTACGCGGCAGTGGTACCTCCGGGAGCGGGCCCGGGGCCGGGTGACCGGGGAGGAGCCGGAGGCCCGGGCGGTGGTCGTTACCGACGGCGGGCTTTTCCTGGTGCCGGTTTCGCCGGCCACCGTGGCCCGGCGGCTCGGGCGCGCACCCGGTGGCGCCTGAGCCGTCATGGTATACTAAGAGGTAGAATCCGGCCCGAAGCCGGAGACGGAAACAGCCACGCATGACCGGGAAGACCCCTCGCGGCGACGCCGTGGTGTGAGGAGGGTCTCCCCGCATGTTTGTTCCGCTGTATAAGGAGGCCGGGCGCATGGCCCAGGATCCCGAACCGGTGTACGACGAAAATCAGATTCAGGTGCTCGAGGGCCTGGAAGCGGTGCGCAAGCGGCCGGGCATGTACATCGGCTCCACCGATTCGCGGGGCTTGCACCACTTGGTCTATGAGATTGTCGACAATTCCATCGATGAAGCCCTGGCCGGGCACTGCAGCCGGATCGAGGTGCGGCTGTATGCCGACGGCCGGGTGGGGGTCCGCGACAACGGTCGTGGCATCCCTACCGGTATTCACCCCAAGGTGGGCATTCCCACCGTGGAAGTGGTGCTGACCATGCTGCACGCCGGGGGCAAGTTCGGCGGCGGCGGGTACAAGGTTTCCGGCGGGCTGCACGGGGTGGGCCTGTCGGTGGTCAACGCCCTCTCCTCGGAACTGACCGCCATCGACCGATACGGCGGGGAGGAGTACACCCAGCGCTATCGCCGGGGCAAGCCGGTTACGGCGTTGGAGCGGGTGGGGCCCAGCCCGGTCACCGGCTGGGAGGTCATCTTCCGGCCTGACCCCGAAATTTTCAGCGAGACCACCTTCAATTTTGAGGTCCTGGCCAACCGCCTGCGCGAACAGGCTTTCCTCACCGCCGGGGTTGAGATTGTGCTGCAGGAGGAACGGACCGGCCGGGAGGCGCATTTCCAGTTCAACGGCGGCGTGGCCTCGTTTGTGGAGTACCTGAACTTAAGCCGGCAGGTGCTTCACCCCAAGCCCATCACCTTTGCGGCCGAGCGGGACGGGGTGCAGGTGGATTGTGCCCTGCAGTATAACGACAGCTATGTGGAGACGTTGTTCACCTTTGCCAACACCATCCGCACTGTGGAGGGGGGCACCCACGAGGCGGGTTTCAAGTCGGCCCTCACCCGCGTAGCCAACGACTTTGCCCGCCGCTTGGGCGTGCTGAAGGACGCGGACGCCAACCTGAGCGGGGAGGACGTGCGGGAAGGCATGACCGCTATCCTGTCCGTCAAGCTGCCCGAACCCCAGTTTGAGGGGCAGACCAAAACCAAGCTGGGCAACTCCGAAGTGCGGGGTCTGGTGGACGCCGTGGTGAGCGAGGGGCTGGCCACCTACCTTGAGGAGAACCCGGCTGTGGCCCGCAAGGTCCTGGAAAAGGCGGTCGGCGCCGCCCGGGCCCGTGAGGCCGCCCGCAAGGCGCGGGAGT is a genomic window containing:
- a CDS encoding conserved protein of unknown function (Evidence 4 : Unknown function but conserved in other organisms) gives rise to the protein MFLHLGGFRVVRTREIILLLDPAVIKEVAVTRQWYLRERARGRVTGEEPEARAVVVTDGGLFLVPVSPATVARRLGRAPGGA
- the gyrB gene encoding DNA gyrase (subunit B) (Evidence 2a : Function from experimental evidences in other organisms; PubMedId : 12682299, 12767818, 17320901; Product type e : enzyme), whose amino-acid sequence is MFVPLYKEAGRMAQDPEPVYDENQIQVLEGLEAVRKRPGMYIGSTDSRGLHHLVYEIVDNSIDEALAGHCSRIEVRLYADGRVGVRDNGRGIPTGIHPKVGIPTVEVVLTMLHAGGKFGGGGYKVSGGLHGVGLSVVNALSSELTAIDRYGGEEYTQRYRRGKPVTALERVGPSPVTGWEVIFRPDPEIFSETTFNFEVLANRLREQAFLTAGVEIVLQEERTGREAHFQFNGGVASFVEYLNLSRQVLHPKPITFAAERDGVQVDCALQYNDSYVETLFTFANTIRTVEGGTHEAGFKSALTRVANDFARRLGVLKDADANLSGEDVREGMTAILSVKLPEPQFEGQTKTKLGNSEVRGLVDAVVSEGLATYLEENPAVARKVLEKAVGAARAREAARKARELTRRKTVLESTSLPGKLTDCSSRDPAESELYLVEGDSAGGSAKQGRDRRFQAILPLRGKILNVERARMDKILGNEEIRAMITAVGTGIGEDFDLRKARYHRIVIMTDADVDGAHIRTLLLTFFYRFMRPLVESGYVYIAQPPLYRVKKGKQPERYLYDDASLERLLEEWGRDGVDVQRYKGLGEMNPEQLWETTMNPETRTLLRVNLEDAVAADWIFSVLMGDRVEARRDFIQEHAHLVRNLDTVG